In Drosophila yakuba strain Tai18E2 chromosome 2R, Prin_Dyak_Tai18E2_2.1, whole genome shotgun sequence, a single genomic region encodes these proteins:
- the LOC6531499 gene encoding peroxisomal membrane protein 11B, producing the protein MNMDRLVQLNNQAGGRDKIARLIQYASRAMWDSLESANSSPALVDNFKTIEYILSTFRKLLRFGKCVDVFYSALKTIHHPDLNIRVTLTLSKLSQSLFLFADHFLWLARTGLTAVNAKRWSNIANKYWLFSIIMNLCRDFYEILRVLDLHRSGCKGGISRCRIPTSINSPEDFKRLALQSYVLVQGHKDIVVDTVKNVCDFFIPLTALGYTSLTPRTIGLLGAISSLAGLWALLEPKAKLTPA; encoded by the exons ATGAATATGGATAGGCTAGTGCAGTTGAACAATCAGGCTGGCGGACGGGACAAGATCGCCCGACTCATCCAGTATGCCTCCCGTGCAATGTGGGACTCGCTGGAATCCGCCAATTCTAGTCCAGCACTTGTGGACAACTTCAAGACGATTGAATACATCCTGAGCACATTCCGAAAAT TACTTCGCTTTGGCAAGTGCGTTGATGTGTTCTACAGCGCTCTGAAGACCATACATCATCCGGATCTGAACATCCGTGTGACGCTAACCTTGAGTAAGCTGTCACAATCGCTGTTCCTCTTCGCCGACCACTTCCTCTGGTTGGCCAGGACCGGACTGACGGCGGTGAACGCCAAGCGCTGGTCCAACATCGCCAACAAGTACTGGCTCTTCTCGATCATCATGAACCTGTGTCGTGACTTCTACGAGATCCTGAGAGTACTGGACCTGCATCGATCCGGCTGCAAGGGCGGTATCTCGCGCTGCCGCATCCCCACGAGCATCAATTCGCCGGAGGACTTCAAGCGACTGGCCCTGCAGTCGTACGTGCTGGTGCAGGGGCACAAGGACATAGTTGTGGACACTGTGAAGAATGTGTGCGATTTCTTCATACCGCTCACGGCTCTGGGCTACACGAGTCTCACGCCTCGGACAATTGGACTCCTGGGGGCAATTTCATCGCTAGCCGGACTGTGGGCTCTGCTGGAACCGAAGGCCAAACTAACGCCTGCATAA